Sequence from the Methanothermobacter sp. genome:
TATGACCTCGAATACAGGGTGTGTGTCCATTCCATAGAAGAGGCTTGCGGTGTCATAGGATCTTGGTATGCTCTCAAGGGTCTCCAGGAGTATCTTGGCCTCGGCCCTCTCCACAGTGGGGTTGGGGACCCTGAGGGTTAACCTGAGGTCCTCCCCCAGCACATGGTCCTGGAAGAAGGCCTGGTACTTTGTAAGGAGCTTCTTCACGACGTAGTTGTCAACCTCCTTGCCCTCACAGTCCCACATCTGTTCATCACAGCCGAGGTGTGAGAAGACATAGTAGGCCTCCCTGATTTCATCTTCACCACCGAGTTCAGGTTCTGCTGCAAAGAACGGCGGGTTCACGTTGTCTGGATGCTGTGTACTCATGCATCTTGGAACCTTCATGTTTAACACTCCAGGAGTGATATTAGGTGGGAGGACTATAAAAACATCATTATATGCTATCAGGAATTATAGTATTATTAAATTGTATTTTATTCCATTATTTTTATTACTTTATTTCAAGTGTATAAGATTTAAGTGGTTGTTCTACCAAAGTTGTCCTGTAATTAAAATGATAGGAGGTGAATGTAATTAGAAAACAGGGAATAATAGCAGCATTTCTACTGATTTCAGTAATTTTAACATTGATTGGAGGTGTTTCAGCAAGCAGCAACTCCTCAAACACCACAGGAGATCAGATAAATTTCCTTGTAATAGGAACAGACAGGACAACCAGTCAGATGGTAAAGGTGATGCATAACATCTCGGCCGATTACCCCCACATAAAGTTTAAGGCGAGATCTGTGAGCCAGGCAGGCAACAATATCACAGAGATCCCTGAACTCATTGATTGGGCTGACATCATATACCTGGATAACATTGAGGGCGGTCCAGTTTCAGATCGTATCCTGGAGTTACACGCCGAGGGGAGAATGAACAACAAGACAGTGGTTGTCATGGGAATGCCAACATGGTATGTTCCTCTCATCAGGATAACAAATATTGGCGGCACCCGTTTTGTATCACAGAGTGGAGAACCCCTTACTGATGTGCAGATGCAGCTGATGTACCAGCAGCTCAGGGGTTACACTGCAAATTCCTCCCTGATAGATGAGGTGAAACTCCAGTACCCTGCAGCGGCAAATTACATTGAGGCATACAGGTACCTTTCAAGGGATCTTTTAATGTACTTCCTTGCCCTCAGCTACCCCGATGGGGGCTTCACCTACAGACCACCAGTATCAACCAAACCTTATGTTATATACAGAAACGGAACCGAATACCAGAACTTTGCCAGCTACTCGTCATTTGTTAAGCCAGGAAGACCCACCGTTGGAATAATCGCCTACAGACATGTGACCCTTGGAAGGGGTGATAGCAACATTCTGGACGCACTTGTGACTGAACTTGAAAGCAGAGGCATAAACACTATACCCGTGGTTGCAGAGGGTAACCCCGCAAACGGCCTCAACGTTATAAGGGCAATCAATGAATACTTCATTGATCGAACAGCAAACACCTCAAGGGTCGATGCCATAATCAACCTGGCATGGCTCATCGGTGGAAGTATGGGCCAGGCAAATGGAACTAGCTTCCTCTCAAGTTTTGGGGTACCTGTGTTTTCACCCCTACAGGTCTGGTCAAGCGGTTACCTCACCACTGATTACTGGCAGATCTCACAGCAGGGCTTGGACTACAGTTTTGGATCTGAGATGGCAATTGAGGAGACCCAGGGCCACATTGAACAGATACTCATTGCAACAATGAAAACATCAGTGGATCCGGTAACCGGACTTGAGATGGTCGTCGCCGATGTCATACCAGAGAGGCTCATAAGAATATGTGAGAGGATTTCAAACTGGCTGAAACTTCGATACATGAATAACACTGAAAAAATCGTTGCAATTGTCTACTACAACTATCCACCGGGCAGGGAAAACCTTGCAGGGGGCAACTCTCTAAACGGCCCTGAATCAATAATCAGCATTCTCAGGCTACTTAAGGAAAACGGTTACACGCTGGAGGTACCATCAAACGTTGAGGAACTCATAGCCACAATGCTGGGGCGGGGAAGAAACCTTGAACTTGCAGGTGAACTTGAGAATGCATCAGCAGGGATGGTTCTCTGGGATGTATCTGAATTCATGGAATGGTTCATGGAACTACCGGAGATAACCAGGAAGGAGATGGAGGAGGGACCCCTTGGCTACATTGAGGTACTTGCATCCAGGATATATACCATTCCACTCAGCAAGAGAACTATTGAACTCAACAAGCTAATTACACATACACTTACAGAATGGAAGAAGGGCATTGAATCAGCTATAAGGGAGATGGGTAACTACCGGAACCTAACGCAGAGGGAAAGGGCACTTGAACTCCTTGAAAGGGCCTACAGTGCACTTCAGGGGATAGTTAACTGTGAGGACAGATGGGCAGAGTTTCGCAGAGCAAAGTCAGAATTCCTTGAAATGAAGATACCAGGGCTCTGTGGCTGGGGAAAGCCGCCCGGCGATTTAATGGTGATTGAAAGAGGCGGAAAAAAGTACTTCGTGCTACCGATAATAAGCTTCGGTAAAGTTTACATTGGACCACAGCCAATGAGAGGCTATGAGGATGCTTCAATGCTCTACCACAGCCAGGTTATACCGCCAACATATCAGTACCTTGCATTTTACGCCTACCTGCAGACAAGGATCAATGCAAGCGCAATAATTCACCTTGGGCAGCATGGAACATATGAGTGGCTTCCCAGAAAGGACATAGCACTTTCAGGTTCAGATTATCCTGACATCTGCATTGGCAATGTACCCGCCATATACATTTACAACATGGATGGAGTCGGCGAGGCCATACATGCAAAAAGGCGTGGACTTTCAGTGGTCATAGGGCACCTGACACAGCCATTCACAGGATATACACTGACAGAGGAGATGAGCCAGCTCAAGAACCTCATTGGCCAGTACATGCTGACCTCAAATGAGGGAAGACCTGCTGTCTTTACCGAGATAAGGAGGATTGCAGAGAACCTTAACCTTCTTTCCTTGATCGATGAGGAGAATATGGATGAATCAGTTGACGCACTTGACGAATACCTGAAGGGACTTGAGAATACGGTGACACCACTTGGACTCCATTCATTTGGTGTTGACTGGACCACTGAGAGGGTCATGGCACTTGCAACCACCATACTCACAAGAAACCGAGTGATACCCGTAAATGGAACAGTGTATTTAACACCAAAGGAAGCCCTGTCAGGTTTACCCTGGTCACTTGATTCGATAATCCTCCAGATAATAGCAGGGACATCACTGCAGGAGATAATCGTCAGCCTACAGGTGGCTACAGGTAGAAACCTTACATCCACGGAGCTCAAGGCACTGAACCTCACAGACACCTATGTGCGGAATATAATCATCAGCCCAATGATGGAAAGAAGATCACTCATAGATGCCCTTAACGGCCGTTACATTGCAGCAGCAACAGGGGATGATCCAGTAAGGAATCCAGCATCACTTCCAACGGGAAGAAACCTGTATGGCCTCGACCAGCAGAAGATACCCTACAATACGGCATGGATAAGGGGTCGAGCACTTGCAGAGGATGCCCTCAGAAGCTTCAATACAACTCCTGAGCAGCTTGGCGTGATACTGTGGGCTACCGAGACACAGAGGGATCAGGGCGCCACAGTCTCATTTATAATGAGGCTCCTTGGTGTTGAACCCGTTTATGGGGGAACAGGAGGCTCAAATGTCATCGGAGTCAGAGCCACGCCACTTTCACAGCTCAACAGACCAAGGGTTGACGTTGTTGTGACAATAACAGGCGTGTTCAGGGAGACATTCCCTCAGGTCGCAGTTCTCCTGGACCGTGGATTCAGGGTTGCACTTGCAGCATCATACAACACCATCATACAGTCACTTAACAGTGAAAGCCCATCTATGAGGTCAAAGATAATTAATGCCCTTGATTCGGCTGTTAAGACGATAAAGGAAGCGGGAATGTTCACCCCAGGAAACGATTCACTTGAGATGAACAGCATAGCAAGGCACTGGTTATCTGATGTAAGGTATCTCCTTGGAATG
This genomic interval carries:
- a CDS encoding cobaltochelatase subunit CobN — encoded protein: MIGGVSASSNSSNTTGDQINFLVIGTDRTTSQMVKVMHNISADYPHIKFKARSVSQAGNNITEIPELIDWADIIYLDNIEGGPVSDRILELHAEGRMNNKTVVVMGMPTWYVPLIRITNIGGTRFVSQSGEPLTDVQMQLMYQQLRGYTANSSLIDEVKLQYPAAANYIEAYRYLSRDLLMYFLALSYPDGGFTYRPPVSTKPYVIYRNGTEYQNFASYSSFVKPGRPTVGIIAYRHVTLGRGDSNILDALVTELESRGINTIPVVAEGNPANGLNVIRAINEYFIDRTANTSRVDAIINLAWLIGGSMGQANGTSFLSSFGVPVFSPLQVWSSGYLTTDYWQISQQGLDYSFGSEMAIEETQGHIEQILIATMKTSVDPVTGLEMVVADVIPERLIRICERISNWLKLRYMNNTEKIVAIVYYNYPPGRENLAGGNSLNGPESIISILRLLKENGYTLEVPSNVEELIATMLGRGRNLELAGELENASAGMVLWDVSEFMEWFMELPEITRKEMEEGPLGYIEVLASRIYTIPLSKRTIELNKLITHTLTEWKKGIESAIREMGNYRNLTQRERALELLERAYSALQGIVNCEDRWAEFRRAKSEFLEMKIPGLCGWGKPPGDLMVIERGGKKYFVLPIISFGKVYIGPQPMRGYEDASMLYHSQVIPPTYQYLAFYAYLQTRINASAIIHLGQHGTYEWLPRKDIALSGSDYPDICIGNVPAIYIYNMDGVGEAIHAKRRGLSVVIGHLTQPFTGYTLTEEMSQLKNLIGQYMLTSNEGRPAVFTEIRRIAENLNLLSLIDEENMDESVDALDEYLKGLENTVTPLGLHSFGVDWTTERVMALATTILTRNRVIPVNGTVYLTPKEALSGLPWSLDSIILQIIAGTSLQEIIVSLQVATGRNLTSTELKALNLTDTYVRNIIISPMMERRSLIDALNGRYIAAATGDDPVRNPASLPTGRNLYGLDQQKIPYNTAWIRGRALAEDALRSFNTTPEQLGVILWATETQRDQGATVSFIMRLLGVEPVYGGTGGSNVIGVRATPLSQLNRPRVDVVVTITGVFRETFPQVAVLLDRGFRVALAASYNTIIQSLNSESPSMRSKIINALDSAVKTIKEAGMFTPGNDSLEMNSIARHWLSDVRYLLGMGINETEAGKAAIQRVFGPPGGEWGSKTVREGVHMTDTWEDRGELARGYINDMGFAYAEDSWESVGTAIFTRRLAAVTAAYHSRSTNVHGILDLDHNFEFLGGMRLAVEYLSGSVPGMFILNQRDPASAKVETASQFIMRDLHTKFFNREWIEAMMKEGYAGARSISSDFFSNMWGWQVVAPEVINDRMWNDALDIYLKDRYRIGVSRWLSEGSNAYSMIAVSETFLKAAYRGFWSASEGDIRFVANTWARLVKANGVTGGHIDINMVQWALQYVDPDLIEAVRNRLYAATKSSAFSPSSDGSTPDVPSTPGTSGGATSGPGTSGSSPGRARSTSANGGARDSVSAESQSSEVGEAKGPSNAKAYEVKKHQSISEEKSEIPVYAVVGVIALLCLIGLGYYLGPRGT